One part of the Bombus terrestris chromosome 13, iyBomTerr1.2, whole genome shotgun sequence genome encodes these proteins:
- the LOC100643707 gene encoding transcription factor HES-1: MVDYYKHKMSGSEEEPESHTQPGMTKAELRRSNKPIMEKRRRARINQCLDELKSLILEAMKKDPTRHSKLEKADILEMTVKHLQAVQRQQLSTAVATDPVVLTKFRSGFSECATEVSRYVSHLENVDPVVKQRLVSHLNNCVSNLQQMAPFYSHYVPYMPERLYPEVKVGFQSDFQNGDENNNRSARIQIPNGVQLIPSRLPTGELALLVPQSAAISANFPFFPPAPESVPRIGERSAFTTVHRSQSPLLSPSTSISSYGEESQQSEHYPQAHSPNEQQRRFKIPDQASKSFSSSPETQKPQISSTSDSKSPVPIFAEPKSNTSYINRKEFAESSESLSGNGLATYSLRQPLSVITDKTYNCTDSMVAKKEAIKRHSSDCLLVISDKKARYQEPISSTMNSSNSPLKSGEDQPVSVEDLSSRATCSANRNSNPNPIKFVAVAGPSGVNGDMWRPW; this comes from the exons GCCCATCATGGAGAAGCGCAGGCGTGCTCGGATAAATCAGTGTCTGGATGAGTTGAAGAGCTTGATACTCGAGGCGATGAAAAAAGAC CCGACAAGGCATTCTAAACTCGAGAAGGCCGATATCCTCGAGATGACGGTGAAGCATTTACAAGCGGTACAGCGTCAGCAATTGAGCACGGCGGTCGCTACCGATCCGGTGGTGCTAACGAAATTCCGTTCCGGATTTTCTGAATGTGCTACCGAAGTATCGCGGTACGTCAGTCACCTCGAGAACGTGGATCCTGTTGTGAAGCAACGACTGGTATCACATTTGAACAATTGCGTTAGCAATCTCCAACAAATGGCGCCGTTCTACAGCCACTACGTGCCCTACATGCCGGAACGGCTCTATCCGGAGGTGAAGGTCGGTTTCCAGAGTGATTTCCAGAATGGCGACGAGAATAATAATAGAAGTGCCAGAATACAGATACCAAACGGTGTTCAGTTGATACCTAGCAGACTGCCGACCGGAGAGCTAGCTCTTTTGGTACCACAATCGGCTGCTATTTCGGCAAACTTTCCATTCTTTCCACCAGCACCCGAGTCTGTCCCTAGAATTGGAGAGCGCTCCGCCTTCACAACTGTTCATAGGTCACAGAGTCCTCTGTTGAGTCCGTCGACATCCATCTCGAGCTATGGTGAAGAGAGTCAACAATCTGAACACTATCCTCAAGCGCACTCTCCTAATGAGCAGCAACGTCGATTCAAGATTCCCGATCAAGCTTCCAAGAGCTTCTCTTCATCGCCAGAGACTCAAAAGCCACAGATTAGCTCAACCAGCGATAGCAAGTCGCCAGTACCAATTTTTGCGGAACCTAAGTCAAACACGAGTTATATAAACAGAAAAGAATTTGCAGAATCTTCCGAATCGTTAAGCGGCAACGGACTGGCGACGTACAGTTTAAGACAACCCCTTTCGGTAATTACAGACAAAACATATAATTGCACCGATTCTATGGTGGCGAAGAAAGAGGCAATCAAGAGACATAGCTCGGATTGTCTTTTAGTAATCTCTGATAAGAAGGCCAGGTACCAAGAACCTATCAGCTCTACCATGAATTCTTCTAACAGTCCCTTAAAATCCGGGGAAGATCAGCCGGTTTCTGTGGAGGATTTGTCAAGTAGAGCGACTTGCTCGGCTAATAGAAATTCTAATCCTAATCCTATCAAATTTGTAGCAGTGGCTGGTCCTTCTGGCGTCAACGGCGATATGTGGAGGCCCTGGTGA